From one Salmo salar chromosome ssa09, Ssal_v3.1, whole genome shotgun sequence genomic stretch:
- the LOC106612304 gene encoding LOW QUALITY PROTEIN: highly divergent homeobox (The sequence of the model RefSeq protein was modified relative to this genomic sequence to represent the inferred CDS: deleted 1 base in 1 codon) produces the protein MADLPPCSSSSMEEWQEKRGLQTMNLRSVFTLEQQRVLESYYDNGMTNQSKSCFQLILQCAQETKLDFSVVRTWVGNKRRKLASRNDQNAGVSHSLSLSNHSMVGGVLSNHGVAGVALSNHTLAGGALVAGAMLTAEMAAARNIQRGSSHLLPSSSSSSSSSPLSSVNNNNDVILTGIYSLGSASSSRPTVKPLPSDSELPAHVHQTLLNQSQHRRNSSVSSPLQLHSRLGTLPLPRYKTPSLSSSPSLSSPPSSSPPGPPINSLSKRVGFPTSGARAGEAAGGAGVGGGVPRSWARQYGSLQSGPWPSPSQPQPRPRSNHQTLPPHLPRPRPSPPPHPILPLQTTPPRIHQVFSLSERGEGEEIGQGQPSDRSRLEKHRQTPHPSDAIGCLSIAMETGDEEDEWRREEELSNMAATAHGDLQRGQGVRDSPSRGEGSGERILPSPSLVLSSSRPGPYPRDSYPVSTTLQTSASIQVPVSPSAPWLISNSRKRTLQDRTQFSDVDLSQLKRYWDRGMTSLGSVCREKINAAANQLNVDTEIVKTWIGNRRRKYRLMGIEIPSPKGGPAVFLTSQEGEESPSALSSDGEGLGTPELGDNLNDGASFCLSEDGTSDSYQREEENGVEDSSSAPMAHNVKIEVVDDDDDDDGGVEMVGSDMENMQNLLEFKLEEVQYLESQLENQNQRYYELETFTKSLLTAVRTNNLDRQQELLASLPQPADQDWDMSPEGGANSISLTTHSASNHESPLAESNDETPLVNPNKDLPLVTINEDCSLIAELNESSVSEELETETGPE, from the exons ATGGCTGATCTGCCCCcctgcagtagcagcagtatggaggaATGGCAGGAGAAACGAGGCCTGCAGACG ATGAACCTGCGGTCTGTGTTCACACTGGAGCAGCAGCGAGTCCTGGAGAGCTACTATGACAACGGTATGACCAATCAGAGCAAGAGCTGCTTCCAGCTGATCCTTCAGTGTGCTCAGGAGACCAAGCTGGACTTCAGTGTGGTGCGG accTGGGTGGGGAACAAGAGACGGAAGCTGGCCTCGAGGAATGACCAGAATGCGGGCGTATCCCACTCCTTATCCTTATCGAATCACAGCATGGTTGGGGGAGTTCTGTCCAATCACGGCGTGGCTGGGGTAGCTCTGTCCAATCACACGCTAGCAGGCGGGGCTTTAGTTGCGGGCGCCATGCTGACAGCGGAGATGGCGGCGGCTCGGAACATCCAGAGaggctcctcccatctcctcccttcctcctcctcctcttcttcctcctctccgcTTAgctctgtcaacaacaacaatgaTGTCATCCTGACTGGGATTTACTCTCTAGGCTCTGCCTCTAGTTCCCGGCCCACTGTTAAGCCCCTCCCTTCTGACTCTGAGCTGCCTGCACATGTCCATCAAACTCTGCTTAACCAATCACAACACAGGAGGAACAgttctgtctcctcccctctccagctCCACTCCAGATTAGGTACCTTGCCACTTCCTCGCTATaaaaccccctccctctcctcttccccctccctctcctcacccccctcctcctcaccccccggCCCCCCCATCAACAGCCTGTCCAAGAGGGTGGGTTTCCCCACAAGTGGGGCCAGGGCCGGGGAGGCAGCAGGAGGGGCTGGGGTAGGAGGGGGGGTCCCTCGTAGCTGGGCTAGACAGTATGGTTCTCTCCAGTCTGGCCCCTGGCCCTCTCCATCCCAGCCCCAGCCCAGGCCTCGCTCCAACCACCAGACTCTCCCACCTCATCTCCCCAGGCCCcgtccctccccccctcctcaccccatc CTCCCCCTTCAGACCACTCCCCCCCGCATTCATCAGGTTTTCAGCCTatcagagaggggggaaggggaggaAATAGGACAAGGACAGCCTTCTGATAGGAGCAGGctggagaaacacagacagactcccCACCCCTCGGACGCTATTGGTTGCCTCTCTATTGCCATGGAGACGGGTGATGAAGAGGATGAGTGGCGGAGGGAGGAAGAGTTATCCAACATGGCTGCCACGGCCCATGGGGACCTCCAGAGAGGCCAGGGGgtgagggacagccccagcagggGAGAGGGATCTGGGGAGAGAATCCTCCCATCCCCCTCCCTGGTCCTGAGCAGCTCCAGGCCTGGTCCATACCCTCGGGACAGCTACCCAGTTAGTACAACACTACAGACCTCTGCTAGTATACAG GTTCCAGTCAGTCCCTCTGCTCCGTGGCTCATCAGTAACTCCAGGAAGAGAACT ctacagGACAGGACCCAGTTCAGTGATGTGGACCTGAGCCAGTTGAAGCGGTACTGGGACCGAGGGATGACCAGTCTGGGTTCTGTCTGCAGAGAGAAGATCAACGCAGCAGCCAATCAGCTCAACGTAGACACTGAGATAGTCAAG ACGTGGATCGGGAACCGGAGGAGGAAGTACCGTCTGATGGGCATTGAGATCCCGTCCCCTAAAGGTGGGCCGGCCGTGTTCCTGACATCACAGGAAGGGGAGGAGTCTCCCTCTGCGCTGAGTTCCGATGGGGAGGGGCTTGGAACGCCAGAGTTGGGAGACAACCTAAACGATGGAGCATCCTTCTGTCTGTCCGAGG ATGGGACCAGTGATTCGtaccagagagaagaagagaatggAGTAGAGGACAGCAGCAGCGCTCCCATGGCTCACAACGTG AAGATAGAGgtggttgatgatgatgatgatgatgatggtggtgttgAGATGGTCGGATCTGATATGGAAAACATGCAGAACCTCCTGGAGTTTAAG cttGAGGAGGTGCAGTATCTGGAGAGCCAACTAGAGAATCAGAATCAGAGATATTATGAGTTGGAGACCTTCACCAAGAGTCTTCTGACTGCTGTACGGACCAACAACCTGGACAgacaacag gagctccTAGCCAGTCTACCTCAGCCTGCAGATCAGGACTGGGACATGAGTCCAGAGGGAGGAGCCAACTCCATCTCCCTAACAACACACTCTGCATCCAATCACGAGTCCCCGTTGGCTGAGAGCAACGACGAGACACCGTTGGTCAACCCCAACAAGGACCTCCCATTGGTCACTATAAACGAAGACTGTTCATTGATTGCTGAGCTCAATGAGTCGTCTGTATCAGAGGAACTAGAGACTGAGACCGGACCAGAGTAA